One window of the Natrinema sp. CBA1119 genome contains the following:
- a CDS encoding DUF456 domain-containing protein, with the protein MSDRSDEVTESREPDAPATDDLLEETDRLLSESASTADDGPSETAGSTAGGDTDVDPLRGFDPTQDAGLEGDSTADSGSDTDSSRSWLSPITSRLSLGRYFSPKEYVALVGVLSAGVLAGATVLPFAGRMIGMFAVAFIIGLLASKRRYLEMSAAGVSVGGVAAVISNTVLIAVGSGQPLIAVGATVGLLASVVGYYFGRDLRDGLSQDID; encoded by the coding sequence ATGAGCGACCGTTCGGACGAGGTGACCGAGAGTCGGGAGCCGGACGCCCCCGCGACCGACGACCTCCTCGAGGAGACGGATCGCCTGCTCTCGGAGTCGGCCTCCACGGCCGACGACGGGCCGTCCGAGACCGCGGGGAGCACAGCGGGCGGCGACACCGACGTGGATCCTCTCAGGGGGTTCGATCCGACGCAAGACGCAGGCCTCGAAGGCGACAGTACAGCCGACTCCGGGTCCGACACCGACTCGTCGCGATCGTGGCTCTCACCGATCACGTCGCGACTCTCGCTCGGGCGATACTTCTCGCCGAAGGAGTACGTCGCGCTCGTCGGCGTGCTCAGCGCCGGCGTCCTGGCCGGGGCGACCGTACTGCCGTTTGCCGGCCGCATGATCGGCATGTTCGCCGTCGCCTTCATAATCGGGCTCCTCGCGTCGAAGCGGCGCTATCTCGAGATGAGCGCGGCCGGCGTCTCGGTCGGCGGCGTCGCAGCGGTCATCAGCAACACCGTCCTCATCGCCGTCGGCTCCGGACAGCCGCTCATCGCTGTCGGCGCGACCGTCGGACTCCTCGCGTCCGTCGTGGGCTACTACTTCGGTCGCGACCTCCGCGACGGGCTCTCGCAGGATATCGACTGA
- a CDS encoding PhzF family phenazine biosynthesis protein: METIRVLQVDAFTDEPLTGNPAGVVPNADGLSDDQMQAIAAEMAVSETAFLRSSEDADRRVRYFTPTQEVDLCGHATIGSFAHLHDEGLEPGATTLETNVGVLDIEVAADGTVWMTQDEPLIREVDVGYDRVADALGVDAAALEGASADIPLAVSSTGLPFLIAPITYLSDVGNAEPDMAAIEDLTDAVDAAGVYLFSFDALEPESTLHGRMFAPGAGVPEDPVTGTASGAVCAYLDRFGAFDDDLPDELRLEQGHYVDRPGLVRVRLDDAVRVGGRGVTVLDGSIVVPEDAEDEILEA; this comes from the coding sequence ATGGAGACGATTCGAGTCTTGCAGGTCGACGCCTTCACCGACGAACCGCTCACCGGGAACCCGGCGGGCGTCGTTCCGAACGCGGACGGGCTCTCGGACGACCAGATGCAAGCGATCGCCGCCGAAATGGCCGTCAGCGAGACGGCGTTCCTCCGCTCGAGCGAGGACGCCGACCGTCGCGTGCGGTACTTTACGCCCACCCAGGAGGTCGATCTCTGCGGTCACGCGACGATCGGGAGCTTCGCTCACCTTCACGACGAGGGCCTCGAGCCCGGAGCGACGACGCTCGAGACGAACGTCGGTGTCCTCGACATTGAGGTCGCGGCAGACGGCACGGTTTGGATGACGCAGGACGAGCCGTTGATCCGCGAAGTCGACGTGGGCTACGACCGCGTCGCGGACGCGCTGGGCGTCGATGCGGCCGCGCTCGAGGGCGCGAGCGCCGACATTCCGCTCGCGGTGTCCTCGACCGGCCTCCCGTTCCTGATCGCGCCGATCACGTACCTCTCGGACGTCGGGAATGCAGAGCCCGACATGGCCGCGATCGAGGACCTCACCGACGCGGTCGACGCCGCGGGCGTCTACCTCTTTTCGTTCGACGCGCTCGAGCCCGAGTCGACGCTCCACGGTCGCATGTTCGCGCCGGGAGCCGGCGTCCCGGAAGATCCGGTCACCGGCACCGCCAGCGGGGCGGTCTGTGCGTACCTCGATCGCTTCGGGGCGTTCGACGACGACCTGCCCGATGAACTCCGGCTCGAGCAGGGCCACTACGTCGACCGGCCGGGTCTGGTTCGCGTTCGGCTCGACGACGCGGTACGGGTCGGCGGCCGGGGCGTCACCGTCCTCGACGGCTCGATCGTCGTCCCCGAAGACGCCGAGGACGAGATTCTCGAGGCTTGA
- a CDS encoding phosphoribosyltransferase, whose amino-acid sequence MSDLPDDFDCTITNWEYIYGLCRDVADDVRDDAFEPDVVVALARGGWFAGRCLCDFLGLNDLTSLKMEHYVGAAEKTGEPTVRYPMPEGSVEGKDVLIIDDIADTGGSIERAYEYVDDRDAGEVRTATLQLLGTSEFQPDYVGERLEEWTWVVYPWNFIEDMVDLITSAMEKADQESFTNDEIRHFLTEHHGIERIEMEIAQPDRLSEVLSEMERREVLESADSDEWALVEN is encoded by the coding sequence ATGTCCGACCTACCGGACGATTTCGACTGTACGATAACCAACTGGGAGTATATTTACGGCCTGTGTCGGGATGTCGCCGACGACGTGCGCGACGACGCGTTCGAGCCGGACGTCGTCGTCGCGCTGGCCCGGGGCGGCTGGTTCGCGGGGCGGTGTCTCTGTGACTTCCTCGGACTGAACGACCTGACGAGCCTGAAGATGGAACACTACGTCGGCGCCGCCGAGAAGACCGGCGAGCCGACCGTTCGCTACCCGATGCCCGAGGGCAGCGTCGAGGGCAAGGACGTCCTCATCATCGACGACATCGCCGACACCGGCGGCTCGATCGAGCGCGCATACGAGTACGTCGACGACCGCGACGCCGGCGAGGTCCGCACCGCGACCCTCCAGCTGCTCGGCACCAGCGAGTTCCAGCCCGACTACGTCGGCGAACGCCTCGAGGAGTGGACCTGGGTCGTCTACCCGTGGAACTTCATCGAGGACATGGTGGACCTGATCACCAGTGCGATGGAGAAGGCCGACCAAGAGAGCTTCACGAACGACGAGATCCGTCACTTCCTCACCGAACACCACGGTATCGAGCGCATCGAGATGGAAATCGCCCAGCCCGACCGGCTGTCGGAAGTCCTCAGCGAGATGGAACGCCGCGAGGTGCTCGAGTCGGCCGATTCGGACGAGTGGGCGCTCGTCGAGAACTGA
- a CDS encoding MATE family efflux transporter yields MVAESDDGTLTDGPLVRPMIRLAWPLVVIQLLQVAYNVGDTFWLGALSPDAVGAVSLAFPILFLLIAIGGGFTTAGAILIAQHTGAKSGDAGLIAGQTLSFVSLVAVGLSTLGFFATGPLLAALPADAATQAEIIPLAAGYLRIFFLGLPFLFGFFVFVALMRGYGTTRAPMRVMLVSVVLNLALDPLFIFGVGPFPRLEVEGAAVATLISRGLATAIGFYLLYYTDVGPDIQPSHLRPRWEYVAKITRLGVPTALEQSMTALALVAMTAIVVTFPPAVVAAYGLGNRLISLAFLPALGLGQATDSIVGQNLGAGNPDRAARAVRIAASVIGAVMFTASIFAFLFPEPFVSVFVTADAAGKAATIDYGVTYLRFAAVGFAFMGVLQVVQGAFRGAGNTKTALAFAVLGLWIVRVPVTAYLVFVADWGPTGIWTGVVIGDIVGAIAAVAWFSRGTWKGALVDGDDETEGSTEGATKTADTESTSE; encoded by the coding sequence ATGGTTGCGGAATCGGACGATGGAACGCTCACGGACGGCCCTCTCGTTCGACCGATGATCCGGCTCGCGTGGCCGCTCGTGGTCATTCAGCTGTTACAGGTCGCCTACAACGTGGGCGACACCTTCTGGCTGGGGGCGCTCTCGCCCGACGCGGTGGGGGCCGTGAGCCTCGCGTTTCCGATCCTCTTCTTGCTGATCGCGATCGGCGGCGGCTTCACGACGGCCGGCGCGATCCTGATCGCCCAGCACACCGGCGCGAAAAGCGGCGACGCCGGACTGATCGCCGGCCAGACGCTGTCGTTCGTCTCGCTGGTCGCTGTCGGACTGAGTACGCTGGGCTTTTTCGCCACGGGGCCGCTCCTCGCCGCCCTGCCCGCCGACGCCGCGACGCAAGCCGAGATCATCCCGCTCGCGGCCGGCTACCTCCGGATCTTCTTCCTCGGGCTTCCCTTCCTGTTTGGCTTTTTCGTCTTCGTCGCGCTCATGCGCGGCTACGGCACCACTCGAGCGCCGATGCGCGTGATGCTCGTCAGCGTCGTCCTCAATCTCGCGCTCGATCCGCTGTTCATCTTCGGCGTCGGTCCGTTCCCCCGCCTCGAGGTCGAGGGAGCCGCCGTCGCGACCCTCATCTCGCGGGGGCTCGCGACGGCGATCGGCTTCTACTTGCTGTACTACACCGACGTGGGTCCGGACATCCAGCCGAGCCACCTCCGGCCGCGATGGGAGTACGTCGCGAAGATCACCCGCTTGGGGGTCCCGACGGCGCTCGAGCAGTCGATGACGGCCCTGGCCCTGGTCGCGATGACGGCGATCGTCGTGACCTTCCCGCCGGCGGTCGTCGCGGCCTACGGCCTGGGAAATCGACTGATCTCGCTGGCCTTTCTGCCGGCGCTGGGATTGGGACAGGCGACTGACTCGATCGTCGGCCAGAATCTGGGTGCGGGGAACCCCGATCGGGCGGCGAGGGCGGTCCGGATCGCCGCGAGCGTGATCGGCGCGGTCATGTTCACGGCCAGTATATTCGCGTTCCTCTTTCCGGAGCCGTTCGTTTCGGTGTTCGTCACCGCCGACGCGGCGGGGAAAGCGGCGACGATCGACTACGGCGTGACCTACCTCCGGTTCGCCGCGGTCGGCTTCGCCTTCATGGGCGTCCTACAGGTCGTCCAGGGCGCGTTCCGCGGGGCCGGCAACACGAAGACGGCGCTCGCGTTCGCCGTGCTCGGGCTCTGGATCGTGCGCGTCCCCGTTACCGCCTACCTAGTCTTCGTCGCCGACTGGGGACCGACCGGTATCTGGACGGGCGTCGTAATCGGCGATATCGTCGGTGCGATCGCCGCCGTCGCGTGGTTTTCGCGCGGCACGTGGAAGGGCGCGCTGGTCGATGGGGACGACGAAACCGAGGGATCGACTGAGGGGGCGACGAAAACGGCGGATACCGAGTCCACGTCGGAGTGA
- a CDS encoding alpha/beta fold hydrolase, translating to MAPRRRTVLAAVSTATATAAAGCTNLLGTGADDETDGSTSADEVATAFVDDLANGRFERASERFVENERDRYGDPGRLERVWLAFETVGGAFEEVVETSVTASNRGKVVTVTLAFDRDDHDCGVIVDTESRIRNCGIADEYERPTYVDSNAFDERDVSLSVPDCSLSGTVATPTDGNGVPGIVLVHDDGPMTADTPRGATRTFADLAEGLATRGVASLRYDKRDTACEVALDEYTLDRVTVDDAAVAIERLRAVDGVDPDRIVVVGHGLGGRAAPRIAARDGDLAGVVGLAAPARPYLELTLEQLEHKATVGSHEWEDMRATYETWVDESDRVREGEYEPDEQLLGKPGAFWDSITAYDHVQTAAEVDVPFRFLQGERDFQVTVTDDLERWERELDGKSATTFETYEGLNHLFMPGKGESLAFAYAVRNNVAEEVVDDIASWIGEL from the coding sequence ATGGCACCTCGACGACGGACCGTTCTGGCAGCGGTATCGACGGCGACAGCAACGGCGGCAGCCGGCTGTACCAATCTGCTCGGGACCGGCGCTGACGACGAAACCGACGGCTCAACGTCCGCCGACGAGGTAGCGACGGCGTTCGTCGACGACCTCGCGAACGGGCGGTTCGAACGGGCCAGTGAACGATTCGTGGAGAACGAACGGGACCGGTACGGCGATCCCGGTCGGCTCGAACGAGTCTGGCTGGCCTTCGAGACGGTCGGCGGCGCGTTCGAGGAAGTCGTTGAGACGAGCGTGACCGCGAGCAACCGGGGCAAGGTGGTCACCGTGACGCTGGCGTTCGACCGCGACGACCACGACTGCGGCGTCATCGTCGATACCGAGTCGCGGATCCGCAACTGTGGCATCGCCGACGAGTACGAACGACCGACGTACGTCGATTCAAACGCGTTCGACGAGAGAGACGTCTCGCTCTCGGTTCCGGACTGCTCGCTGTCGGGGACCGTCGCGACGCCCACGGACGGCAATGGGGTTCCCGGCATCGTCCTCGTTCACGATGACGGTCCGATGACCGCGGACACTCCTCGAGGCGCCACGAGGACGTTCGCGGACCTCGCCGAGGGGCTCGCCACGCGGGGCGTTGCGTCCCTCAGATACGACAAACGCGATACTGCCTGCGAGGTCGCGCTCGACGAGTACACGCTCGATCGCGTCACCGTCGACGACGCCGCGGTCGCGATCGAGCGGCTCCGGGCCGTCGATGGCGTCGACCCGGACCGGATCGTCGTCGTCGGGCACGGACTCGGCGGCCGAGCCGCGCCAAGGATCGCCGCTCGAGACGGTGATCTCGCCGGCGTCGTCGGGCTGGCCGCACCGGCGCGGCCGTATCTCGAACTGACCCTCGAGCAACTCGAGCACAAGGCGACGGTCGGAAGCCACGAGTGGGAAGATATGCGCGCCACGTACGAGACCTGGGTCGACGAGAGCGACCGGGTCCGAGAGGGCGAGTACGAGCCCGACGAACAGCTGCTCGGGAAACCAGGGGCCTTCTGGGACAGCATCACGGCGTACGACCACGTCCAGACTGCGGCCGAGGTCGACGTTCCGTTCCGGTTCCTGCAGGGCGAGCGCGACTTTCAGGTGACCGTGACCGATGACCTCGAGCGGTGGGAGCGCGAACTCGACGGGAAGTCGGCGACGACGTTCGAGACGTACGAGGGACTCAACCACCTGTTCATGCCGGGCAAAGGGGAGTCGCTGGCGTTCGCGTACGCCGTTCGAAACAACGTCGCTGAGGAGGTCGTCGACGACATCGCCTCGTGGATCGGCGAGCTGTGA
- the thiC gene encoding phosphomethylpyrimidine synthase ThiC yields the protein MPQTQIQAAREGTVTPEMERVAERENRDPAFVREQVAEGQAVVPANVNHDALDAMIIGREFATKVNANIGNSETTSDLETELEKLHTAVHYGADTVMDLGTGSDLDEIREAHVEHSPVPIGTVPLYEAVKQAGSPEDVTKELLLEIIAKQAEQGVDYMTIHAGILAEHLPLTDGRKTGIVSRGGSIMAKWMEENGEQNPLYQIFPEICEIFAEHDVTFSLGDSLRPGCLADACDEAQYAELDTLGELTRIGWDRGVQVMVEGPGHVPMHRVAENVERQQEVCDGAPFYVLGPLVTDIAPGYDHITSAIGAAMAAQAGAAMLCYVTPKEHLGLPEEEDVRDGLAAYRIAAHAGDVGNERPGARDWDDALSEARYEFEWREQFDLALDPDRARSFHDQTLPEDNYKEARFCSMCGAEFCSMRIDQDAREGGEMTAIEGNERTDLESSPAADVNRPPVGTHESGDLPPMADHEHGGPLEEASDD from the coding sequence ATGCCGCAGACACAGATTCAAGCCGCCCGCGAGGGGACGGTGACGCCCGAGATGGAACGCGTCGCCGAACGAGAGAACCGCGATCCGGCGTTCGTCCGCGAGCAGGTCGCCGAGGGACAGGCCGTCGTTCCGGCGAACGTCAACCACGACGCGCTCGACGCGATGATCATCGGCCGCGAGTTCGCGACGAAAGTCAACGCCAACATCGGCAACAGCGAGACGACCAGCGACCTCGAGACGGAACTCGAGAAGCTCCACACCGCGGTCCACTACGGCGCGGATACGGTGATGGATCTGGGTACCGGGAGCGATCTCGACGAGATCCGAGAAGCCCACGTCGAGCACTCGCCGGTCCCGATCGGGACGGTGCCGCTGTACGAAGCGGTCAAGCAGGCCGGGAGCCCCGAAGATGTGACGAAAGAACTGCTGCTCGAGATCATCGCAAAGCAGGCCGAGCAGGGCGTCGACTACATGACGATCCACGCGGGAATTCTCGCAGAGCACCTGCCGCTGACCGACGGGCGGAAGACGGGAATCGTCTCGCGGGGCGGCTCGATCATGGCCAAGTGGATGGAAGAGAACGGCGAGCAGAACCCGCTGTACCAGATATTCCCGGAGATCTGCGAGATATTCGCCGAGCACGACGTTACCTTCAGCCTCGGGGACAGCCTGCGCCCCGGCTGTCTGGCCGACGCCTGCGACGAAGCCCAGTACGCCGAACTCGACACGCTGGGCGAACTCACTCGCATCGGCTGGGACCGCGGCGTCCAGGTGATGGTCGAAGGGCCGGGCCACGTTCCGATGCACAGAGTTGCAGAGAACGTCGAGCGCCAGCAGGAAGTCTGCGACGGCGCGCCCTTCTACGTGCTCGGGCCGCTCGTCACTGATATCGCGCCGGGCTACGACCACATCACCAGTGCCATCGGAGCCGCGATGGCTGCCCAGGCCGGTGCCGCGATGTTGTGTTACGTCACCCCGAAGGAACACCTCGGCCTCCCCGAGGAGGAAGACGTCCGCGACGGTCTCGCGGCTTACCGGATCGCCGCCCACGCCGGCGACGTGGGGAACGAACGCCCCGGCGCTCGCGACTGGGACGACGCCCTCTCGGAGGCCCGCTACGAGTTCGAGTGGCGCGAGCAGTTCGACCTCGCGCTCGATCCCGACCGCGCCCGGTCGTTCCACGATCAGACGCTCCCCGAGGATAACTACAAAGAAGCCCGATTCTGCTCGATGTGCGGCGCGGAGTTCTGCTCGATGCGGATCGATCAAGATGCGAGGGAAGGCGGCGAGATGACGGCCATCGAGGGGAACGAGCGGACGGACCTCGAGTCCTCGCCCGCTGCGGACGTGAACCGGCCGCCCGTGGGGACCCACGAGTCCGGCGACCTGCCGCCGATGGCCGACCACGAGCACGGCGGTCCACTCGAGGAAGCGAGCGACGATTGA
- the mtnP gene encoding S-methyl-5'-thioadenosine phosphorylase, giving the protein MTIGVIGGSGIYDALPLENTRKEEISTPYGEPSEAVTRGELAGRDVAFLPRHGENHQHPPTDAAYRANIYALKSVGVDRVIATNAVGSLREDLPPRTLVIPDQIFDRTKHRTPTFFGDGMVVHMGFADPYCPELVSHLAESAREATDGGTKTQEDGTYVCIEGPQYSTRAESEFYRDQGWDIVGMTAIPEAKLAREAELSYATVAGVTDYDVWKQDSEVTLEEVLENAAANQDAINAVVERAIRTMPEDFESEAWSALEGTINTPQEAIPEETLERVYLLAGDYLE; this is encoded by the coding sequence ATGACGATCGGCGTAATCGGCGGCAGCGGCATCTACGACGCACTGCCACTCGAGAACACCCGCAAAGAGGAAATCTCGACACCGTACGGCGAGCCGAGCGAGGCGGTCACCCGCGGTGAACTCGCTGGGCGAGACGTCGCGTTCCTCCCGCGTCACGGCGAGAACCATCAGCATCCGCCGACCGACGCGGCCTATCGGGCGAACATCTACGCGCTCAAATCGGTCGGCGTCGACCGTGTCATCGCCACGAACGCGGTCGGGAGCCTGCGCGAGGACCTGCCGCCGCGAACGCTGGTTATTCCCGACCAGATCTTCGACCGAACCAAACACCGCACGCCCACCTTCTTCGGCGACGGCATGGTCGTCCACATGGGCTTTGCCGATCCGTACTGTCCCGAACTGGTCTCCCACCTCGCGGAATCGGCACGGGAAGCGACCGACGGCGGAACGAAAACCCAGGAAGACGGCACGTACGTCTGCATCGAAGGCCCGCAGTACTCTACCCGGGCCGAGAGCGAGTTCTACCGCGACCAGGGCTGGGACATCGTCGGTATGACCGCCATCCCGGAGGCCAAACTCGCCCGCGAGGCCGAGCTGAGCTACGCCACCGTCGCCGGCGTCACCGATTACGACGTCTGGAAGCAAGACAGCGAGGTCACCCTCGAGGAGGTCCTCGAGAACGCCGCGGCCAATCAGGACGCGATCAACGCAGTCGTCGAACGCGCCATCCGAACGATGCCCGAGGACTTCGAGAGCGAGGCCTGGAGTGCCCTCGAGGGGACGATCAACACGCCACAGGAGGCGATCCCCGAAGAGACGCTCGAGCGCGTCTACCTGCTGGCCGGCGACTACCTCGAGTGA
- a CDS encoding DUF5802 family protein, with product MFEVFSRSYYLGRLYVTPTNGEHALMHSDQHERINEEVYATGDGVERLDAPLVMKLETSHFPVHGADAVPTNTLALPESMLEGIDVRNPPSLREVFLARRERARQLLSFAGGLRADDAGPTGDEPPNAGT from the coding sequence ATGTTCGAGGTGTTCTCGCGAAGCTACTATCTCGGACGTCTCTATGTGACCCCGACCAACGGGGAGCACGCACTCATGCACAGCGACCAGCACGAACGCATCAACGAGGAAGTGTACGCCACCGGCGACGGCGTCGAGCGACTCGACGCGCCGCTGGTGATGAAACTCGAGACCAGTCACTTCCCGGTTCACGGGGCGGACGCCGTCCCGACGAACACGCTCGCGTTGCCGGAATCGATGCTCGAGGGGATCGACGTCCGGAACCCGCCATCGCTCCGAGAGGTGTTTCTGGCCAGGCGCGAGCGCGCCCGTCAGCTGCTCTCGTTTGCCGGCGGCTTGCGAGCCGACGACGCGGGGCCGACCGGTGACGAGCCGCCGAACGCCGGAACCTAG
- the ppsA gene encoding phosphoenolpyruvate synthase — protein MAVLWLDEISAGDLETVGGKGASLGELTGAGLPVPPGFVVTAGTYRSFIEEAEIDEELFAAVDVDVDDSAALADAADRAQELILETPFPDELQTEILESYHEVGNGEAFVAVRSSATAEDLPDASFAGQQETFLNVTEEALLDRVRECWASLFTQRAIYYRQEQGFDHSAVNIAVVVQQMVDAEKSGVMFTSHPSTGDATMIIEAAWGLGEAVVSGAVSPDNYVIDRDDRSMDVTIAEKKVMHEKDEATGQTIEREVPEDKRTQRVVSDDEIDALMDLGERVEDHYGEPQDVEWAIVDGDVYMLQSRPITTIDEDGSDVADPTGSVDAAKGLTDGSGSVQAAEGGSTDGTDSSSTGDVLVDGLGSSPGTVSGPARIVIKLDDLDKVSEGDIIVTEMTMPDMVPAMKRASGIITDEGGMTSHAAIVSRELGVPAIVGTTNATTTLEDGQVVTLDGDKGAVLEGSEVEPDEETEPVEEVRPQSPVKPMTATEVKVNVSIPEAAERAAATGADGVGLLRMEHMILSLNQTPAKFIAENGEDAYITELVEGIRGVADEFYPRPVRVRTLDAPTDEFRQLEGGEDEPDEHNPMLGYRGIRRSLDRPGVFAHELEAFRRLYELGYDNVEIMLPLVNDAEDIYQTKELMKEAGIDPERRRWGAMIETPAAALSVEGMAEAGIDFASFGTNDLTQYTLAVDRNNEHVADRFDELHPAILRLIGNVIETCREHDVDTSICGQAGSKPEMARFLVNEGISSISANIDAVRDVQHEVKRVEQKLLLDSVR, from the coding sequence ATGGCTGTACTCTGGCTGGACGAGATCAGTGCCGGCGACCTCGAGACGGTCGGCGGTAAAGGTGCCTCCCTGGGCGAGCTCACGGGCGCGGGGCTGCCCGTTCCACCGGGATTCGTCGTCACCGCTGGGACCTATCGATCGTTTATCGAAGAGGCCGAAATCGACGAGGAGCTGTTCGCGGCCGTCGACGTCGACGTCGACGACTCGGCCGCGCTGGCCGACGCGGCCGACCGCGCACAGGAACTCATCCTCGAGACGCCGTTCCCCGACGAGTTGCAGACGGAAATCCTCGAGAGCTACCACGAGGTCGGCAACGGTGAGGCGTTCGTCGCCGTTCGGTCGTCGGCGACGGCCGAGGACCTGCCGGACGCCTCATTCGCGGGCCAACAGGAGACGTTCCTCAACGTGACCGAGGAAGCCCTGCTGGACCGCGTCCGGGAGTGTTGGGCCTCGCTGTTCACCCAGCGAGCGATCTACTACCGGCAAGAACAGGGGTTCGATCACTCCGCAGTGAACATCGCGGTCGTCGTCCAGCAGATGGTCGACGCCGAGAAGTCGGGTGTGATGTTTACGAGCCACCCCTCGACGGGCGACGCGACGATGATCATCGAGGCCGCGTGGGGGCTGGGCGAGGCCGTCGTCTCCGGTGCCGTCTCGCCGGATAACTACGTCATCGATCGCGATGACCGGTCCATGGACGTCACCATCGCCGAGAAGAAGGTGATGCACGAGAAAGACGAGGCGACCGGCCAGACCATCGAGCGCGAAGTGCCCGAGGACAAGCGGACCCAACGAGTCGTCTCCGACGACGAGATCGACGCGCTCATGGACCTCGGCGAGCGCGTCGAGGACCACTACGGCGAACCCCAGGACGTCGAGTGGGCGATCGTCGACGGTGACGTCTACATGCTCCAGTCGCGGCCGATCACGACGATCGACGAGGACGGAAGCGATGTCGCGGATCCGACCGGGAGCGTCGACGCCGCGAAGGGCCTGACCGACGGCAGCGGGAGCGTGCAGGCCGCCGAAGGCGGCAGTACTGACGGGACCGACTCGAGTAGCACTGGCGACGTGCTCGTCGACGGGCTCGGCTCGAGTCCGGGGACGGTCAGCGGTCCCGCGCGGATCGTCATCAAGCTCGACGACCTCGATAAGGTCAGCGAGGGCGACATCATCGTCACCGAAATGACGATGCCTGACATGGTGCCCGCGATGAAGCGGGCCTCGGGCATCATCACCGATGAGGGCGGCATGACCAGCCACGCCGCCATCGTCTCGCGCGAACTGGGCGTCCCCGCCATCGTCGGGACGACCAACGCCACGACCACCCTCGAGGACGGTCAGGTCGTCACGCTCGACGGTGACAAGGGCGCGGTGCTCGAGGGATCCGAAGTCGAACCCGATGAGGAAACCGAACCGGTCGAGGAGGTTCGCCCGCAGTCGCCGGTCAAACCGATGACCGCGACGGAGGTCAAGGTCAACGTCTCCATCCCGGAAGCCGCCGAACGAGCGGCCGCGACAGGTGCCGACGGCGTCGGCCTGCTCCGTATGGAGCACATGATCCTCTCGCTGAACCAGACGCCCGCGAAATTCATCGCGGAGAACGGCGAGGACGCCTACATTACGGAACTCGTCGAGGGAATTCGCGGCGTCGCCGACGAGTTCTATCCGCGGCCCGTCCGCGTCCGCACGCTCGACGCGCCGACGGACGAGTTCCGCCAGCTCGAGGGCGGCGAGGACGAGCCCGACGAGCACAATCCGATGCTCGGGTACCGGGGCATCCGCCGCTCGCTCGACCGGCCGGGCGTCTTCGCCCACGAACTCGAGGCGTTCCGTCGCCTCTACGAGCTGGGCTACGACAACGTCGAGATCATGCTCCCGCTGGTCAACGACGCCGAGGACATCTACCAGACCAAGGAGCTGATGAAGGAGGCGGGAATCGATCCCGAGAGGCGCCGCTGGGGCGCCATGATCGAGACGCCGGCCGCCGCGCTGTCCGTCGAGGGAATGGCCGAAGCGGGCATCGACTTCGCCTCCTTCGGGACCAACGACCTGACCCAGTACACGCTCGCGGTCGACCGCAACAACGAGCACGTCGCCGACCGCTTCGACGAGCTTCACCCCGCCATCCTCCGACTCATCGGTAACGTCATCGAGACGTGTCGCGAACACGACGTCGATACGAGCATCTGCGGACAGGCCGGCTCTAAACCCGAGATGGCCCGGTTCCTCGTCAACGAAGGGATCAGTTCGATCTCGGCGAACATCGACGCCGTCCGCGACGTCCAACACGAGGTCAAACGGGTCGAACAGAAGCTCCTGCTCGACTCGGTTCGCTAA
- a CDS encoding metalloregulator ArsR/SmtB family transcription factor, with translation MDSAALLDLLGNENRRRILQLLARKPCYVTEISEYLGVSPKAVIEHLRKLEEAGLIESRVDDQRRKYFHIARNVRLEVNVSPYGFASKSAYPANSSFDITTCRHLSLDISWDETENLDELLAVLEDLERLENELSLAQRWVQGRLYDVLENISETVGAGPESRIYADLLASVRSEPKSVGELSEDIDAPREVVADLLEVMADNGVVRRTERGWELTTNG, from the coding sequence ATGGATTCCGCCGCCCTGTTGGATTTACTCGGGAACGAAAACCGGAGGCGAATTCTCCAGTTACTCGCCCGGAAGCCGTGTTATGTTACTGAAATTTCTGAATACCTCGGCGTGAGTCCCAAGGCGGTCATCGAGCACCTGCGAAAACTCGAGGAGGCAGGGCTGATCGAGAGCCGCGTCGACGACCAGCGGCGGAAGTACTTCCATATCGCCCGGAACGTCCGACTCGAGGTGAACGTCTCGCCGTACGGGTTCGCGAGCAAGAGCGCCTATCCGGCCAACAGTAGTTTCGATATCACGACCTGTCGACACCTCTCTCTCGATATCTCGTGGGACGAAACCGAGAATCTCGACGAGTTACTCGCCGTGTTAGAAGATCTGGAACGGCTCGAAAACGAGCTGTCGCTGGCCCAGCGATGGGTGCAGGGCCGGCTCTACGACGTGCTCGAGAACATTTCCGAGACCGTCGGTGCCGGCCCGGAGAGTCGAATCTACGCCGACCTGCTCGCCAGCGTCCGCTCGGAACCGAAATCGGTCGGCGAACTCAGCGAAGACATCGACGCTCCCCGCGAAGTCGTCGCTGACTTACTCGAGGTGATGGCCGACAACGGGGTCGTTCGCCGGACGGAACGCGGCTGGGAACTGACGACGAACGGCTAA